AAGACCGATCGCAGCGCGTGGCAGATGGGGATGTCGAAACAGTGCGGCTCCCAGTAGAAGTAGCTACGCATCGGCCGGAAGAAGTCGTCGAAGTTGGCGATCTTGTCGCGCAGTTCTTCGATGTCGCCGACCATCAGGTGCATCTTGCCGACCATGCGCCCCATGGTGGCGTTCATCTCCTCCATGAGCTCGATCATCTTTGTCATCGTGTCGATGTTGACCTGCATCTCCTCTGCCTGGGCCAACATCTCCGTTGTGCGGTCATCGTTGAACTTGCGGGTCATGTCCTGGCTGACGGCCTGCATGCCGAGCATGTAGCCGAAGGTGGAGTGTTCCATCGGAATACCCTGGGGCCGGGTGATGGACATGACCCGGGACACGCCCTCCACCCCGGTGACTCGTTTGGCGATTCGCTCGATCACCAGAAAGTCCCCGGAGTTTCGGATGTCGTGGTCTGTTTCGATCATGAGCATCTCGGGGTTCATCCGCGCGGAGGGAAAGTGCCGATCCGAGGCCAGAAACCCTTGGTTGGCGGGTAGATCCGAGGGCATGTACGCGCGGTCGTTGTAGCCGGGCTTGTATCCGGGCAGCGCGAGGATTCCGACCAAGGCTACTGCGGTTGCGGCGATCAGAATCGGTCCCGGCCAACGACTTACGGCCGCGCCGATCTTCCGCCAGCCGCGCCCACGGTTGGCCCGCTTAGGTTCCAGCAGGGTCCCGAATCGGCCGGCCACCGAGATGACGGCAGCGCCCATCGTCAGCGAGGTGATGACGACGACAGTCATGCCGATTCCCAGCGGAATCCCCAACGACTGGAAGTAGGGCAACCGGGTGAAGTGCAGGCACAGCGTGGCACCGGCGATGGTCATGCCCGAGCCGAGCACCACATGGGCGGTGCTGCGAAACATGGTGTAGTACGCCTGTTCCCGGTCTTCACCGGAGCTGCGCGCTTCCTGATATCGGCCGATCAGGAAGATCGCGTAATCGGTGGCTGCCGCGATGGCCAGTGTCACCAGCAGGCTGGTAGCGAAGGGTGAAAGCCCGATCAGCCCGTGATAGCCCAGGAATGCCACGATGCCGCGGGCCGAGGCCAGCCCGGTCACCACCATCGCCAGCGCCAACGCCACGGTGGTGATCGATCGGTAGACCGCCAGCATCATGGTGATGATGACCACGAACGTCAGCGACTCGATCATGTGCATGCTGCGAGTGCCGGCCTTGTCCTGATCGGCCGCCAACGCTGCACCGCCGGTCACATACGCCTTCACGCCCGGTGGCGCGGTGACACTGTCTACTGCTTGGTTGACCGCTTTGACCGATTCGTTGGCCAGCGCCTCGCCCTGGTTGCCCGCGGTATAGATCTGCACGTACGCGCTCTTGCCGTCCGGGCTCTGGGCTCCCGCGGCCGTCAGGCGATCACCCCAGAAGTCCTGGATGTGTTCGACGTGGGTGGTGTCGGTCTTGAGTTTGGCGATGATCTGGTCGTAGTAGTGGTGGGCGTCTGCGCCCAGTGGCTCGTCGCCCTCGAGGACCAGCATGACCGAGCTGTTGGAGGTGAACTCCTTGAACACCTCACCCTGCCGTTTGACGGCGATCATCGACGGCGCGTCGTCCGGAGTCATCTGGACCGCGGCCATCTCGGCGACCTTCTCCAGCTGGGGGACGGTCACGTTCGCCAAAACGATGATCGCGATCCAGCCCAGCATGATCGGAATAGCTAGGCGCCGAATCCATTTGGCAATCCGGCCGGGGTTGGCGTGGTCAGTCGCAGCGGGGATAACCTCGGTCGGCGCCTCGGGGGGGAAGTTGTCCGTGGAAGTGCTCATGCAGATTTCACCAAGCAGAAGGTCAGGGCGCTGACGCCGGTGGCGGTTCTCTCGTCTTTGAGCTCGTTGTCGATGCTGATGCGACAGCCCAGGGTGGAGCCTTTGCCCTGCGCGTAGAGGTTCGGCGATACCGCGGACAACGTGGTGCTCAGGGTCACCGACCACGGCAGCGTCGCGGCGTCGACGCGCTGCGGCTTGCTGTCGAGGTCGAGGTAGCTGATGTCGGCCGTCGCGCCGGGTTCACCGAAGACCTCATAGGTCACGACCTTCGGGTTGTACGGCTTGGTGTCGTCGACTTTGGTGCTGATCAGGTGCGAGTTGTCGCCGCCGAAGTAGGTGCGCAGCCGCAGAACGGTCAGCGTCCCGAGCACCACCACCGCCACGATGAGCAGCGGCATCCATGCCCGCCGCAACGCCTTCATCGATCAGACCCCGCCGTGCCGCCGGCCTTGCTGACCACCACCAGGACATGGGTGTCGGCCGCAAACCGATTCGCCGTGGCGCCGAGTTCGGCGATCGCATCGAACAACGGATGGTCGCCAGCCACGATCTCCGGCGCGTCAACCACATAGGCCGTGAAGCCCGGGGCCAGCGTGGCCGGATCAGAGCGGGAAAGCTTGTGCACCTGTGGGTTCAGCATCAGCGACGCCCTTTCCAATCCGGATCTGCGGTTAAGCGTGACGGAAAGCTAAGTTATACGATCAGTAAAGTAGAATCAAGCGATCGGTCAGCAGAACTGTGCGACGTGGCTCACGCCAGTGAGCGGTCGACCGGTGCAGGGAGGCATGGGAGTGGCGAAGACGATGGCGCCGCGGGGTTTCGCGCGGGAGCGCGTATTAGAGGCCGCGCAAGGGCTGTTCGCCGAGCATGGGGTGAGCGGCACGTCGCTGCAGATGATCGCCGACCGATTGGGTGTCAATAAATCGGCGGTGTATTACCAATTCCACTGCAAGGACGACATCGTGGTCGCGGTGTTTCGTCCGGTGTTCGAGGACATCTCCCGGGTGGTCGCCATCGCCGAGGCCATCGACTCTCGCGAGGTGCAGCGCGAGGCCACCATCAGCGGCATCATCGAGCTGGCTGTCCGGCACCGCCGCACCACGGCCCTGGTCCACACCGATCCCGCCGTGGTGGGGATCGTCGAGGCCATCGGAGACTTCCGGGACGCCTCCCGGCGCCTGCAGGCGATCCTGGCGGGACCCCAGCCCGACCCGGCCACCCTCATCGCGATCGCGGTGCTGGTGCCCGGAATTCTGGGCGCGGCAGCCGATCCCGCGGTTTCGGACATTCCCAACGAGGAACTGCACCGGATGCTGTTGGACTGCTCGCGCCGGCTCTTTGCCGCCTGACGCGGACGCGGGTCAGGAGCCGGACGGCTCCAAGACCTCGACGCCGACGTAGGGCACCAGCGCCGGCGGCACCCGCACGCTGCCGTCGGGCTGCTGGTGATTCTCCAGAATTGCCACCAGCCAGCGGGTGGTGGCCAGGGTGCCGTTGAGGGTGGCCGCGGTCTGCGGCTTGCCGTTCTCGTCGCGGTAGCGGGTGGCCAGCCGGCGGGCCTGGAAGGTGGTGCAGTTCGACGTCGACGTCAGCTCCCGGTAGGTGCCTTGAGAGGGCACCCACGCTTCACAGTCGAATTTGCGGGCGGCCGAGGATCCGAGATCGCCTGCGGCGACATCGATCACCCGGTAGGGCACCTCGATTCGGGCCAGCATCTCGCGCTGCCAGCCGAGCAGCCGGTCGTGTTCGCCTTCGGCGTCCTCGGGCCGGCAGTAGACGAACCCTTCGACCTTGTCGAACTGGTGTACCCGGATGATGCCGCGGGTGTCCTTGCCGTAGCTGCCGGCCTCCCGGCGGAAGCACGACGACCAGCCGGCGTAGCGCAGCGGTCCGCCCGACAGATCCAGGATCTCATCGGAGTGGTAGCCGGCCAGCGGCACCTCGGAGGTGCCCACCAGATACAGGTCGTCGGCTTCGAGCCGATACACCTCGTCGGCGTGCGCACCCAGAAAGCCGGTGCCGGACATGACTTCAGGCCGGACCAGCGACGGGGTGATCATCGGGGTGAATCCGTTGTCGACGGCCAGCCGCACCGCCAGCTGCAACAGACCCAGCTGCAATAGCGCGCCGCGACCGGTCAGGAAGTAGAACCGCGAACCGGAGACCTTGGCTCCGCGGCCCATGTCGATCAGGCCCAGCGCCTCACCGAGCTCGAGATGGTCCCGCGGATTCTCGATGGCCGGTGGCTCACCGACCACGTCGAGCACCGCAAAGTCGTCCTCGCCGCCGGGGGGGACTCCGTCGATCACCACGTTGGCGATCGCCATGTGCGCAGCGGTGAACGCGGTCTCGGCCGCTCCTTGGGCGGTCTCGGCCGCCTTGACCTGCTCGGCCAGCTCTTTGGCCTGCGCCAGCAGGGCGGGGCGTTCCTCGGGTGAGGCCGCTCCGACCGACCGGCTGGCGGTCTTCTGTTCGGCACGCATCGAGTCCGCGGCCGCGATGGCGGCGCGACGTGCGGTGTCGGCGGCCAGCAAGGCGTCCACCAGGGCCGGGTCCTCACCGCGACCCACCTGGGAGCGGCGGACACGGTCGGGATCTTCACGCAGCAGCTTCAGGTCGATCACGGCAAAACCCTACAACCTGGCCGGCTGTATCACTTTCGCATCATTTGTCACGCCCCAGCGGCTGCCTGTCAGAATGGACGCGATGTCAGAGGCAGCCGACCAGGAGAATCCACCCGCCAAGCGGGTGTCTTGGCGACGCACGCTCCAGGCCGCCCCTACGCGCCGCGCCCTGTTGCTGACCGCGTTGGGTGGGCTGCTGATCGCCGGTCTGATCACCGTGGTGCCCGTCCTCGGCGAGGGCCCAGGCGGGCTGCTGGGCCATCTGAACGCCGAGCCGGCACCGGGTGCGGGCGGCAAAGGCACCGGTCCGGGACTGGGGCTGGGCACGGTCAAGGGCAACGAGGCGATCGACCATGCCGTTGCCGGCGACTGCCTGAACTGGCCGGAGAACGACTTGGACGCGGCGACGATCGTCAGCTGCGCCGACGAGCACAAATTCGAGGTGGCCGGCCCGGTGGACATGAAGATGTTCCCGGGCGCCGAATACGGTCCCGATGCCCCGCCGCCGTCGATGGCCCGCATCGAGCAGATCACCCAGGAGCAGTGCGAGTCGTCGGTGCGCCGCTATCTCGGTGCGAAGTTCGATCCGCACAGCAAGTTCGTGGCCAGCATGCTGTGGGCGGGCGAACGCGCGTGGCGCCAGCACGGTGAGCGCCGGATGTTGTGCGGCCTGCAACTGCCGGGCGTGGGCGGCCAGCAGACCGCGTTCGTCGGCAAGATCGCCGACATCGACCAGTCCAAGGTCTGGCCGCCGGGCACCTGCCTGGGCATCGATCCGGCCACCAACCAGCCCAACGACGTTCCGGTCGACTGCGCCGCACCGCATACCAAGGAGGTCACCGGCACGGTCAACCTGGCCGAACGGTTCCCCGATGCGCTGCCGCCCGAGCCTGAGCAGGATGCGTTCATCAAAGAGTCCTGCACCCGGCTCACCGACGCCTACCTCGACCCGGTGCAGCTGCGCGATACGACGCTGACGTTGACCTACGCCACTGTCTCCCTGCCCAGCTGGTCGGCGGGCAGTCGCGAGGTGGCCTGCAGCCTGGGCGCCACCCTGGGCAACGGCGGCTGGGCGGCGCTGATCAACAGTGCCCGCGGATCGCTGCTGATCAACGGCCAGCCCCCGATCCCGCCGCCGTCGATCCCCGCGGAGCGGCTGAACCAACTGCCCACCGGTAGCCAGCCGCGGTGAGTGTCCAGATGGACCCGCGCCGGTTCGACGATCTCGTATCCGACGCGCTGGACCTGATTCCGCCCGAGCTGGCCGCCGCCTTCGACAACGTGGTGATCCTGGTGGCCGACCGCAACGCCGAGGAACCCGACCTGCTCGGCCTCTATGAAGGGGTGGCGCTGACCGAGCGCGATTCAAGCTATGCCGGGTCGTTGCCGGACACCATCACCATCTACCGGGATGCGCTGCTGGAGATGTGCGAGTCCGACAACGAAGTGGTCGACGAGGTCCGGATCACGGTGATCCACGAGATCGCCCATCACTTCGGCATCGACGACGACCGGCTGCACGAACTGGGCTGGAGTTAACGGCGCCCGACGCGGCGCGCCGGAACGACCTTGTCGGCACGCAGTGCTAGGAACGATCCATGGATGATCACTGCCGAGACTGCCGGGCGGGGCTGGAGCACTGCCACGGCACACTCATCCACCACGTACAGCAGGCCGCGGAGTGCACTGAGGACGGCTGCCCCGGCGAGGTGCTGCCGCACTCGTTCGCCCTGGACTGCGAGGCGGTCGGGTGCCGCTGCGCCGAGGTGTACGCGCTGGCGGTCTAGCCCATCGGGTCGGTGTCGGACCGCAACGCGTCGCCGACCGGGTCCGGGTGCGGTTCCGGATAGAACGGCGGCGTCAGCGAGCCCCACTGCACACAGCTCCATCGGCCGTCGGTGATCGGCGCCAGCACCACGGCGGTGGCGTTCTCCAGGTGGTTGTCCAGCACGAAACTGCCGTCCACACCCGCCAGCGTCGCCGCCGCCAGTCGGATCGCCGCGCCGTGGCTGACCACGACGACGTCCCCGGTCCAGTCGTCGTCGTCGAGGTAGCGCAGCCGCAGATCGGTGACGACCGGCAGGTAGCGATCGAGCACCTGTTCGGCCGATTCCCCGCCGGGCAATGCGATGCCGGGTTCGCCGGAGTGCCAGCGCTGATAAATCGCGTTGAACTCGGCGATCGCGTCGTCGTCGCTGCGGTTCTCCAGCGAGCCGGCCTGTACCTCGTGAATACCGTCCAGGGCGCGGGCGGTCACGCCGAGCCGTCCGCTGATCTCGGCAGCGGTCTGAACCGCGCGGGTGGCCACCGAATGGGCGACCAGCATCGGACGGTGGATGCCCTCGGCGGCGAAAGCCCTGGCTTGGTCGCGACCCAGCGGGGTCAGTTCCGATCCCGGCGGGCGGGTGTCGAGTCGACGGTCGACGTTGCCGTAGGACTGGCCGTGGCGCAGCAGCACCAGACGCCCGCTCATGACACCACCCCGCATCGACCTACCGGCTCGATGGGCCAGGAGCCCAGGTAGCGGACGTCGGCGCAGCTGCGGCGCAGGGCCTGCAGTGCCTCGGCGACGGCTTCGTCGTCGATGTGTCCGACGCAGTCCAGGAAGAACAGATACGTGCCCAGCTCGGTGCGGGTCGGGCGCGACTCGATGCGAGTCAGATCGATACTGCGACTTCCGAACTCGGTCAGGGCTGCCGCCAACGCTCCGGGCGCGTTATCGAGGCGCAGCACCACCGACGTCCGGTCGGCGCCGGTGCGCGCCGGAGGAGGCGCCGGGGCACCCACCAGCACGAAGCGCGTGCGCGCATTGGGCTCGTCGATGACTCCCTCGGCCAGCGCCACCAAGCCACGCTGCTGGGCAGCCAGCGCGGTGCTCACGCCGGCATCCACCTCACCGTCGTAGACCTGCTGCGCCGCAGCGGCATTGGAGTTGGCCGGCACAGTGTGGGCCCCGGGCAGGTGCTCGGCCAGCCAGCGCCGCACTTGGGCACCCGCCACCGGATGGGCGGCCACAGTGCGAATTGCCGCTTCGCCGCGACCCGGCGCGACGACGATCGAGAACGAGACGTCCAGGGCGGTTTCGGCGAATATCTGCAACGGCGCCCCGGCCGCGAGGCCGTCCAGCGTGGGCGTCACCCCGCCCTCGATCGAGTTCTCGATCGGCACACACGCGTAGTCGGTGGCGCCGGAGCGCACCGCCTCGAGAGCGGCCGGCGTGCTCTCGGCCGGCACCGGTTGAAGGTCGGCGCCGGGAACCCGTCCGGCGCCATTCAACGCGAGCAGCGCCGCTTCGGTGAAGGTCCCCGCCGGGCCGAGATAGCTGATGCGGGTCACCGGACAACCCTATCGGCCGCAGCCCGTCGGCGCGCTCACCGGCGGCGCGAGCGTGAGGTCATTCCGCAATTCCTGTTGCGCCCACCCGAGTCATTAATTAAGTTAGGCTTACCTCACTTCGAAAGGTGATCGATGGCCACGACTACAGCAGCAACCGTCCCGACGTCCGCCGAGCGGATTCGCAGCGCCTGCATCCGCGGTCAGGCCCTCTTGGCGATCGCCGACGCCGCCGACGCCGCCCCGGTCAACGCACCGGTCTGCCACCTGCTGCGGGACGGATCCCTGGTGGTCGCGGTCCCGGTCGAGGACCCGGTCGCGCGGGCCGCCGCCGACTCCGGCGTGCAGGCGATGCTCGAGCTGACCGATCACGCGCCGTTGCGGCTGCGCGAACGCGTGCGTGCGCTGGCGTGGATCCGGGGCCTGTTGCGCCCAGTGCCCGACCGCGAGATCCCGATACTTCTGGACCGGATCGCGGCGGTCGACCCCAACCCGGCTCTGCTCCAGGTCGTCTCACCGCGCTCGGCGTCGCACTCCCGCGATATGGCTGCACCGGAGAGCAGCGACGCAGACGTCGACTACGCGCTGCTGCGGCTGACGCCCGAGTCGGCGGTGCTGGCCGACGCCACCGGAGCCGAGGCGGTCGACGTGCACGAGCTGCTGGCAGCCCGACCCGACCCGTTCTGCGCGATCGAGGCGCATTGGCTGCAGCACCTCGACTCGGCGCACCCCGAGATGGTCGCCCGGCTCGCCGCCGCCAAGCTGCCGCCGCAGCTGCGCCGCGGCCAGGCCCGCCCGCTTGCGGTGGATCGCTACGGCATGTGGCTGCGGATCGAGGCCACAGACGGGGACCGCGACGTCCGGCTCAGCTTCCCGCGGCCGGTCGAGGACGTAATGAGCCTGAACCGGGCGGTGCGCGCACTGATGGGCTGCCCATTTCTCAACGGGCTACAGCCCCGACGCCAGGAGCAGTAGCCGCACGGAGTCGAGCGGCTACCGTGGCGAGGTGACCGAGCGCCAGACCCCGCGCACGCTGCGCCTGGAGATCATTCTGGTTCTGGCGGTCACTTACGGCCTGAGCGCCGTCACCGCGATTCTGCAGCTCGCCGACGCGGTGCTGCGCGACCTTCGCGCCCAGCGGATCCCCCTGAACCCTCGCCGGTCTTATTTCGACCTGATCGACCTCGGTCTCAACGCCGCCTGGGCGGTGCAACTGATCGCCTGGGGCGCACTGGCGTTGTACCTGCTGTGGCGCAGCGGATTCGGACCCGCCCGCATCGGACTGAACGGGCGACCCCGCCGCACCGACCTGGCCGGAGCACTCGGCCTGGCCGCCCTGATCGGGTTGCCGGGCCTGGGCCTGTACCTGCTGGCGCGAACCCTGGGCCTCAATGCCGACGTCATTCCCGCTGCGATCAACGACACTTGGTGGCGCGCTCCGATGCTGATCGTGATCGCGTTCGCCAACGGGTTCGCCGAGGAAGTGATCGTGGTCGGCTACCTGCTGACCCGGCTACCGCAGCTGCGGGTTTCGCCGCGGGTGGCGCTGGCCTGTTCAGCCCTGCTGCGCGGCGCCTACCACCTCTATCAAGGCTTCGGGGCCGGCCTCGGCAACATCGCGATGGGCCTGGTGTTCGGCTACGCCTGGCAGCGCACCGGACGGTTGTGGCCACTGATCCTGGCGCACGCCCTGATCGACACC
The window above is part of the Mycolicibacter sp. MU0102 genome. Proteins encoded here:
- a CDS encoding TetR/AcrR family transcriptional regulator, producing the protein MAKTMAPRGFARERVLEAAQGLFAEHGVSGTSLQMIADRLGVNKSAVYYQFHCKDDIVVAVFRPVFEDISRVVAIAEAIDSREVQREATISGIIELAVRHRRTTALVHTDPAVVGIVEAIGDFRDASRRLQAILAGPQPDPATLIAIAVLVPGILGAAADPAVSDIPNEELHRMLLDCSRRLFAA
- the serS gene encoding serine--tRNA ligase, encoding MIDLKLLREDPDRVRRSQVGRGEDPALVDALLAADTARRAAIAAADSMRAEQKTASRSVGAASPEERPALLAQAKELAEQVKAAETAQGAAETAFTAAHMAIANVVIDGVPPGGEDDFAVLDVVGEPPAIENPRDHLELGEALGLIDMGRGAKVSGSRFYFLTGRGALLQLGLLQLAVRLAVDNGFTPMITPSLVRPEVMSGTGFLGAHADEVYRLEADDLYLVGTSEVPLAGYHSDEILDLSGGPLRYAGWSSCFRREAGSYGKDTRGIIRVHQFDKVEGFVYCRPEDAEGEHDRLLGWQREMLARIEVPYRVIDVAAGDLGSSAARKFDCEAWVPSQGTYRELTSTSNCTTFQARRLATRYRDENGKPQTAATLNGTLATTRWLVAILENHQQPDGSVRVPPALVPYVGVEVLEPSGS
- a CDS encoding RND family transporter, whose translation is MSTSTDNFPPEAPTEVIPAATDHANPGRIAKWIRRLAIPIMLGWIAIIVLANVTVPQLEKVAEMAAVQMTPDDAPSMIAVKRQGEVFKEFTSNSSVMLVLEGDEPLGADAHHYYDQIIAKLKTDTTHVEHIQDFWGDRLTAAGAQSPDGKSAYVQIYTAGNQGEALANESVKAVNQAVDSVTAPPGVKAYVTGGAALAADQDKAGTRSMHMIESLTFVVIITMMLAVYRSITTVALALAMVVTGLASARGIVAFLGYHGLIGLSPFATSLLVTLAIAAATDYAIFLIGRYQEARSSGEDREQAYYTMFRSTAHVVLGSGMTIAGATLCLHFTRLPYFQSLGIPLGIGMTVVVITSLTMGAAVISVAGRFGTLLEPKRANRGRGWRKIGAAVSRWPGPILIAATAVALVGILALPGYKPGYNDRAYMPSDLPANQGFLASDRHFPSARMNPEMLMIETDHDIRNSGDFLVIERIAKRVTGVEGVSRVMSITRPQGIPMEHSTFGYMLGMQAVSQDMTRKFNDDRTTEMLAQAEEMQVNIDTMTKMIELMEEMNATMGRMVGKMHLMVGDIEELRDKIANFDDFFRPMRSYFYWEPHCFDIPICHALRSVFDAMDGVDTMTDSFKQIVPDMDAMAAQLPQMLTLMPPMIQMMKNTKAMMLTTYATQSGLAKQAQEAQGDPAAMGEAFDKARNDDSFYLPPEIFDNAEFQRGMKSFVSPDGHAVRFIVNHEGDPLSAEGIKHIDAIKLAAKEAIKTTPWEGSKIYVGGTAAMFKDMQEGSNYDLLIAGVAALCLIFIIMLIITRAVVAALVIVGTVVVSLGSAFGLSVLLWQNIIGLQVHWMVMAMAVIILLAVGADYNLLLVSRLREEIHAGLHTGMIRAMGGSGSVVTAAGLVFAFTMMTMAISELRVIGQVGTTIGLGLLLDTLIIRSFMTPSIATLLGKWFWWPQVPRLRPKPSPWPAPLQRNPSDELVESGGGAHRGGW
- a CDS encoding septum formation family protein, which produces MSEAADQENPPAKRVSWRRTLQAAPTRRALLLTALGGLLIAGLITVVPVLGEGPGGLLGHLNAEPAPGAGGKGTGPGLGLGTVKGNEAIDHAVAGDCLNWPENDLDAATIVSCADEHKFEVAGPVDMKMFPGAEYGPDAPPPSMARIEQITQEQCESSVRRYLGAKFDPHSKFVASMLWAGERAWRQHGERRMLCGLQLPGVGGQQTAFVGKIADIDQSKVWPPGTCLGIDPATNQPNDVPVDCAAPHTKEVTGTVNLAERFPDALPPEPEQDAFIKESCTRLTDAYLDPVQLRDTTLTLTYATVSLPSWSAGSREVACSLGATLGNGGWAALINSARGSLLINGQPPIPPPSIPAERLNQLPTGSQPR
- a CDS encoding CPBP family intramembrane glutamic endopeptidase, with amino-acid sequence MTERQTPRTLRLEIILVLAVTYGLSAVTAILQLADAVLRDLRAQRIPLNPRRSYFDLIDLGLNAAWAVQLIAWGALALYLLWRSGFGPARIGLNGRPRRTDLAGALGLAALIGLPGLGLYLLARTLGLNADVIPAAINDTWWRAPMLIVIAFANGFAEEVIVVGYLLTRLPQLRVSPRVALACSALLRGAYHLYQGFGAGLGNIAMGLVFGYAWQRTGRLWPLILAHALIDTVAFVGYALFADKLGWLR
- a CDS encoding DUF2470 domain-containing protein is translated as MATTTAATVPTSAERIRSACIRGQALLAIADAADAAPVNAPVCHLLRDGSLVVAVPVEDPVARAAADSGVQAMLELTDHAPLRLRERVRALAWIRGLLRPVPDREIPILLDRIAAVDPNPALLQVVSPRSASHSRDMAAPESSDADVDYALLRLTPESAVLADATGAEAVDVHELLAARPDPFCAIEAHWLQHLDSAHPEMVARLAAAKLPPQLRRGQARPLAVDRYGMWLRIEATDGDRDVRLSFPRPVEDVMSLNRAVRALMGCPFLNGLQPRRQEQ
- a CDS encoding MmpS family transport accessory protein, with product MKALRRAWMPLLIVAVVVLGTLTVLRLRTYFGGDNSHLISTKVDDTKPYNPKVVTYEVFGEPGATADISYLDLDSKPQRVDAATLPWSVTLSTTLSAVSPNLYAQGKGSTLGCRISIDNELKDERTATGVSALTFCLVKSA
- a CDS encoding metallopeptidase family protein, giving the protein MSVQMDPRRFDDLVSDALDLIPPELAAAFDNVVILVADRNAEEPDLLGLYEGVALTERDSSYAGSLPDTITIYRDALLEMCESDNEVVDEVRITVIHEIAHHFGIDDDRLHELGWS
- a CDS encoding histidine phosphatase family protein, translating into MSGRLVLLRHGQSYGNVDRRLDTRPPGSELTPLGRDQARAFAAEGIHRPMLVAHSVATRAVQTAAEISGRLGVTARALDGIHEVQAGSLENRSDDDAIAEFNAIYQRWHSGEPGIALPGGESAEQVLDRYLPVVTDLRLRYLDDDDWTGDVVVVSHGAAIRLAAATLAGVDGSFVLDNHLENATAVVLAPITDGRWSCVQWGSLTPPFYPEPHPDPVGDALRSDTDPMG